A genome region from Maridesulfovibrio salexigens DSM 2638 includes the following:
- a CDS encoding Lon protease family protein, translating into MTSYELTLDKLTSRQEPSEIKYTSSNEIPESKYDYDQFQPRALQAFRMALAIKGTCHNLYLSGDPNLGRSYFAREYFQLRAAKQETPPDQLYLHNFSQQDHPISVSLPAGRGKEFKNAMSETVSQIKEQLPAWFEREPHVKALEQISRSFQDEREDLFANMEELAKERGFSLEIDDHGGLTLIPLVEGRILNDDEFERLDPEVRKRLRNEADDLLTEMTTILRRISKTEEGFRKDERKLHQDSATELLKDLMAPLHENFDEFEKIKGYLGELEDELLDNIELFMPKEPQPASPILGLQLPEASPVEDLFARFEVNLLVDNSKTKGAPVVMADHPTLFNLLGSIERESEMGALYTDFTLIRAGAIHKANHGYLIVYVDDILTTPSSWEGLLRALRTGQAKIEDPGDGDQVRTKTIEPEPIPLDLTVILIGSEETYEILLYNDERFGKYFKLKAHMQLSAKRNSDNVERFVRVLGKIIGDSKLQPFDRESLARIVDYSSRLAEDQKKLSLRIPLIKEMMVEASALAKLDGKEEVDLPALEEAISMKDFRSNLYEDEYMNEYDREVIKVETSGQGVGRANGLSVTLFGNYEFGLPHQISCTIGVGHGGILDLEREARMGGPIHTKGMMIIKSYLVGLFAQDKPIVLTGSLCFEQSYAGIEGDSASGAELAALLSGLSGVPIKFDYAFTGAVSQSGTIMAVGGVSRKIEGFFEVCRRRGLNGKQGVIIPADNVLNLMLRSEVVQAVENGEFHIYPVKTIEEAIFILTGMEAGVRGEDGKFPEGTLYRKADERLAELAKLASLAECKK; encoded by the coding sequence ATGACTAGTTATGAATTGACTCTGGATAAACTCACATCCAGACAGGAACCTTCTGAAATCAAGTATACCTCCAGCAACGAAATACCTGAATCAAAATATGATTACGATCAGTTCCAGCCTCGGGCTCTACAGGCATTCCGCATGGCCCTTGCTATCAAAGGAACCTGCCATAACCTGTATCTTTCCGGCGACCCCAACCTTGGAAGGAGCTACTTTGCCCGTGAATACTTCCAGCTGCGTGCAGCCAAGCAGGAAACCCCTCCGGATCAGCTGTATCTGCACAACTTTTCCCAGCAGGACCATCCCATCTCCGTCAGTCTTCCGGCCGGACGGGGTAAAGAGTTCAAAAACGCCATGTCCGAAACTGTTTCCCAGATCAAGGAACAGCTTCCTGCATGGTTTGAACGTGAGCCGCACGTAAAGGCCCTCGAACAAATTTCCCGCAGCTTTCAGGATGAACGCGAAGATCTTTTCGCTAATATGGAAGAACTGGCCAAGGAACGCGGTTTCAGTCTTGAAATAGATGATCACGGCGGCCTGACCCTGATCCCGCTGGTGGAAGGCCGTATATTAAATGACGACGAGTTCGAACGCCTTGATCCGGAAGTGCGCAAAAGACTGCGCAATGAGGCAGATGATCTTCTGACTGAAATGACCACCATACTGCGCAGGATCAGCAAAACCGAAGAAGGTTTCCGCAAAGATGAGCGCAAACTGCATCAGGATTCCGCAACGGAATTGCTCAAGGACCTGATGGCTCCACTGCATGAGAACTTCGACGAATTTGAGAAAATCAAAGGTTATCTGGGTGAACTTGAAGATGAACTGCTTGATAATATCGAACTGTTCATGCCCAAGGAGCCACAACCAGCATCACCAATATTGGGACTGCAACTGCCTGAAGCTTCTCCTGTAGAGGATCTTTTTGCACGTTTTGAAGTCAACCTTCTGGTCGACAACAGCAAGACCAAAGGTGCCCCGGTTGTAATGGCCGACCACCCGACCCTGTTCAATCTGCTCGGTTCCATTGAAAGGGAATCGGAAATGGGTGCCCTGTACACAGACTTCACCCTTATCCGGGCAGGAGCCATCCACAAGGCCAACCACGGTTATCTGATTGTTTACGTCGACGATATCCTGACCACTCCCTCTTCATGGGAAGGTCTTTTGCGGGCACTGCGCACCGGACAGGCCAAAATCGAAGATCCGGGTGACGGAGATCAGGTGCGCACAAAAACCATCGAGCCGGAGCCGATCCCCCTTGATCTGACCGTCATTCTGATCGGTTCTGAAGAAACATACGAAATATTACTGTATAATGACGAACGGTTCGGGAAATACTTTAAGCTCAAAGCCCATATGCAGCTCAGTGCTAAGCGCAACTCCGATAATGTAGAACGATTTGTAAGGGTTCTGGGCAAGATCATTGGTGATTCCAAGTTACAGCCTTTTGACCGTGAATCACTGGCAAGGATTGTAGACTACTCCAGCCGTCTGGCTGAAGACCAGAAAAAGCTTTCCCTGCGCATCCCCTTGATCAAGGAAATGATGGTTGAAGCTTCCGCCCTTGCAAAACTTGACGGCAAAGAGGAGGTTGACCTTCCGGCATTGGAGGAAGCTATTTCCATGAAAGACTTCCGCTCCAATCTTTATGAAGATGAATATATGAATGAGTATGACCGTGAGGTCATCAAGGTGGAGACTTCCGGTCAGGGAGTAGGACGGGCCAACGGTCTTTCAGTTACCCTTTTCGGTAACTATGAATTCGGCCTTCCGCACCAGATTTCCTGTACCATCGGCGTAGGGCATGGCGGAATCCTTGACCTTGAACGCGAAGCACGCATGGGCGGACCGATCCATACCAAGGGGATGATGATCATCAAAAGCTACCTTGTAGGACTTTTCGCTCAGGATAAGCCTATCGTGCTCACAGGCTCCCTCTGTTTTGAACAGAGCTATGCCGGTATCGAAGGAGACTCTGCATCCGGTGCCGAGCTTGCGGCATTGCTGTCCGGCCTTTCCGGAGTACCCATCAAATTCGATTACGCTTTCACCGGAGCTGTCAGCCAGTCCGGGACCATTATGGCTGTCGGCGGAGTAAGCCGCAAAATCGAAGGTTTTTTTGAAGTATGCCGCCGCAGGGGACTGAACGGAAAACAGGGTGTTATCATTCCGGCGGATAATGTGCTAAACCTCATGCTCAGAAGTGAAGTTGTTCAGGCCGTTGAAAACGGAGAATTTCACATCTATCCGGTCAAAACCATCGAGGAAGCCATCTTCATCCTCACCGGTATGGAAGCAGGAGTCCGGGGCGAAGACGGCAAATTTCCCGAAGGAACCCTTTACCGCAAAGCGGACGAAAGACTTGCGGAGCTGGCAAAACTGGCCAGCCTTGCTGAATGTAAAAAATAA
- a CDS encoding potassium channel protein: MKFTNWLRSGFGKLVIATALLLLLSTFGFYWIELSEGEDARISHAFWWAIVTLTTVGYGDMVPTTIPGRILGGLVMISGIGLVTSLTGNMASMLVEQKAKKRKGLLSVKASDHVIILGWNDYAFGLIESLNEQISPKKLHLVIVSDLESQIRDEIAFKLDMGEQLNFVHGNISQANVISRANPGEARNVYVLCQNGMDNKESDQQAIYAVLALRTLAPKVPVYAEIARHENKEHLLRAGANEILVRGEISGRMMGMMGASPSMWSFFRNLLGIGESGMLQFRPCNAEERQMNWGELSIKVRNSSGCLPVAACKLGKNLTLQDVLDEGSALDQFIMELFKTSGQDTSLGMQGPKVQMNPPDDELMEDYDALLVIGAPGGPEHG, from the coding sequence ATGAAATTTACCAACTGGCTACGTTCGGGATTCGGCAAGCTGGTCATTGCCACCGCTTTACTCCTGCTCTTAAGCACATTCGGATTCTACTGGATAGAACTGAGCGAAGGGGAGGATGCCCGGATATCCCATGCCTTCTGGTGGGCCATAGTAACCCTGACCACAGTGGGCTACGGTGATATGGTTCCAACAACCATACCGGGAAGAATCCTCGGCGGACTGGTTATGATCTCCGGCATCGGGCTGGTGACATCACTCACCGGTAATATGGCTTCCATGCTGGTGGAGCAGAAAGCCAAAAAACGCAAGGGGCTGTTATCAGTGAAAGCCAGCGACCATGTAATAATACTCGGCTGGAATGACTATGCCTTTGGTCTGATCGAGTCCCTTAATGAACAGATCTCTCCCAAAAAACTGCACTTGGTCATTGTCAGCGATCTTGAAAGCCAGATCAGGGATGAAATCGCCTTTAAACTGGATATGGGCGAACAGCTTAATTTTGTACACGGCAATATTAGTCAGGCCAATGTAATATCCAGAGCCAATCCGGGCGAGGCCCGCAATGTATATGTGCTCTGCCAGAATGGAATGGACAACAAGGAATCCGACCAGCAGGCAATATACGCGGTTCTTGCTCTGCGGACTCTGGCACCAAAGGTTCCGGTTTACGCTGAAATTGCCCGTCATGAAAACAAAGAGCATCTGCTCCGCGCCGGAGCCAATGAGATCCTTGTTCGCGGTGAAATTTCCGGGCGAATGATGGGAATGATGGGTGCAAGCCCTTCCATGTGGTCGTTCTTCCGTAACCTGCTGGGCATCGGGGAATCTGGAATGCTTCAGTTTCGCCCCTGCAATGCCGAGGAGCGGCAGATGAACTGGGGAGAACTCAGCATCAAAGTCAGAAACAGCAGCGGATGCCTGCCGGTGGCGGCCTGCAAACTGGGCAAAAACCTCACCCTTCAGGATGTGCTTGATGAAGGTTCCGCACTGGATCAGTTCATCATGGAATTGTTTAAAACCTCCGGTCAGGATACCTCGCTGGGCATGCAGGGGCCGAAAGTCCAGATGAATCCTCCGGACGATGAACTCATGGAAGATTATGACGCACTGCTGGTCATAGGTGCTCCGGGAGGGCCGGAACATGGCTGA
- a CDS encoding ATP synthase subunit I, whose translation MKINQKIESFLHRRGFTHPDVRSLVRNQLYLTAGTCLIAAVVSIGFAHWALGLAAGAVLITFNFWSLAKFGQHLAYMRKGAVVSLLIRFYGRLILSGLAIYGLIVWGQCSIYALLAGLSTVVVNAIFWGVAGFRQKVKEA comes from the coding sequence ATGAAAATAAATCAGAAGATTGAATCATTCCTCCACAGGCGGGGCTTCACTCATCCGGACGTACGCAGTCTGGTGCGAAATCAATTGTACCTTACTGCCGGAACATGCCTTATTGCTGCAGTAGTCTCCATCGGGTTTGCCCACTGGGCACTGGGACTGGCAGCCGGAGCGGTTCTGATTACGTTCAACTTCTGGTCGCTGGCTAAGTTTGGTCAGCATCTGGCTTACATGCGCAAGGGCGCGGTTGTGTCCTTGTTGATTCGCTTCTACGGTCGGCTCATTTTATCCGGGCTGGCTATCTACGGTCTGATAGTCTGGGGGCAGTGTTCCATATACGCTCTTCTGGCCGGTCTTAGTACGGTAGTTGTGAATGCGATATTTTGGGGCGTAGCCGGGTTTCGGCAAAAAGTGAAGGAGGCATAA
- a CDS encoding sigma-54-dependent transcriptional regulator: MANVLIIDDDPFIGELLIAIAEAVGHDGEKALTLKEGMALAREERFDVVFLDVILPDGNGLDALPELQLLSNMPEVIIITGQGDSKGAELAINSGAWDYIAKPASQEEYMLHMKRVFQYRTEKQSSSPKLGHHNIVGRSESIVRCLGQAAKAAESHVGVLLLGETGTGKELFARAVHDNSMRRTGPFIIVDCASIPENLVESILFGHERGAFTSADKSQEGLIAKADGGTLFLDEVGELPLSLQKSFLRVLQERTYRPVGGNEEKQSDFRLVAATNRDLDALVQSGRFREDLLYRLQAFTIELPPLRQRGDDINKLSRYYLNKLAVDFDAPPIAIANEFLDALKSYPWPGNVRELFNVLEQVFTSNPGAGEFLPIHLPVRLRVSAAQASVQPKHEIKNSLTLIKGNKSRKPQDRTTDIPMPEVNIPDANRLPPFKEYRDEAIINAEKIYLEQLILISKANMSEAAKISGISVSRLYALLKKHNIKKQYSVE; the protein is encoded by the coding sequence ATGGCCAATGTCTTAATTATTGATGATGACCCCTTTATCGGGGAATTGCTTATCGCCATAGCTGAAGCTGTAGGACATGACGGGGAGAAAGCCCTGACTCTTAAGGAAGGTATGGCCCTTGCGCGCGAGGAGCGCTTTGATGTCGTATTCCTCGATGTAATCCTGCCGGATGGAAACGGACTCGATGCCCTGCCGGAACTGCAACTGCTTAGCAACATGCCCGAAGTGATAATTATCACCGGACAAGGAGATTCTAAGGGAGCAGAGCTGGCCATTAACTCCGGAGCATGGGACTATATAGCTAAGCCTGCCAGTCAGGAAGAATATATGCTGCACATGAAGAGGGTTTTCCAGTACCGCACTGAAAAACAATCTTCCAGCCCCAAACTGGGCCATCACAATATTGTCGGTCGCTCAGAATCCATAGTGCGCTGTCTGGGACAAGCAGCAAAGGCCGCAGAAAGCCACGTAGGTGTATTGCTGCTCGGGGAAACCGGCACTGGCAAAGAACTTTTTGCTCGTGCTGTGCATGACAACAGCATGCGCAGAACAGGCCCATTCATAATTGTAGACTGTGCTTCAATACCTGAGAACCTCGTTGAATCTATTCTCTTCGGTCATGAGCGAGGAGCTTTTACCAGTGCAGATAAAAGTCAGGAAGGCTTAATTGCCAAAGCAGACGGCGGCACACTTTTTTTAGACGAAGTCGGGGAACTTCCGCTTTCTTTGCAAAAATCATTTCTGAGAGTATTGCAGGAACGGACTTATCGCCCAGTAGGTGGAAACGAAGAAAAACAAAGTGATTTCAGGCTGGTGGCTGCAACAAACCGCGACCTTGACGCTTTGGTCCAAAGTGGAAGATTCAGAGAGGACCTGCTCTATAGATTACAGGCTTTCACAATAGAGCTTCCGCCCTTAAGACAGCGCGGGGATGATATTAACAAACTATCCCGCTACTATTTAAACAAGCTTGCAGTAGATTTCGACGCTCCACCGATAGCCATAGCCAACGAATTTCTTGATGCTTTGAAATCATATCCATGGCCGGGCAATGTTCGGGAACTCTTCAATGTGTTGGAACAGGTTTTTACCTCAAATCCTGGAGCCGGAGAATTCCTGCCCATTCATCTGCCTGTGCGCTTACGCGTATCAGCAGCTCAGGCTTCAGTGCAGCCAAAGCATGAAATCAAAAACAGCCTTACCCTGATTAAAGGTAATAAGTCCCGCAAACCTCAGGACAGGACAACCGACATTCCCATGCCGGAGGTCAATATACCGGATGCTAACAGGTTGCCGCCTTTTAAAGAATATCGAGACGAAGCTATTATCAATGCCGAAAAAATCTACCTTGAACAATTGATACTAATTAGCAAAGCCAACATGTCAGAAGCAGCTAAAATCTCCGGCATATCAGTGTCCAGGCTTTATGCCTTGCTGAAAAAACACAACATCAAGAAACAATATTCAGTTGAATAG
- the atpB gene encoding F0F1 ATP synthase subunit A has translation MAGGLPHPLLIMTELNNALGTHIPNHVWYTWFGMSVLFVLGFIVSRRLSLVPGGVQNLAEIIIGGLEDFVVSNVGEGGRKVFPFMCTLFVYILTLNLMGLIPGFDAPTANVNTNAAMAVCTFLYYNYIGIKLHGAHYIKHFMGPIPALSPLMFIIEVVSHISRPLSLTLRLFGNIRGEEIVLVLLFLLAPVVSTLPMYFLFMLAKVIQAFIFFMLTMIYLKGSLEEAH, from the coding sequence ATGGCTGGAGGTTTACCACATCCATTATTGATCATGACAGAGCTTAACAACGCTCTGGGAACTCACATCCCCAACCACGTGTGGTACACATGGTTCGGAATGAGTGTTCTTTTTGTACTGGGTTTTATTGTATCCAGAAGGCTCAGTCTGGTTCCCGGCGGGGTGCAAAACCTTGCTGAGATCATCATCGGGGGATTGGAAGATTTTGTCGTCAGTAACGTCGGTGAGGGCGGACGCAAAGTATTTCCTTTCATGTGTACTCTTTTTGTATACATCCTCACACTGAACCTCATGGGTCTTATTCCCGGATTTGACGCTCCCACTGCGAACGTCAACACTAACGCAGCAATGGCTGTATGTACTTTTCTTTACTACAACTACATCGGCATCAAACTTCATGGTGCCCACTACATCAAGCATTTCATGGGCCCCATTCCGGCTCTGTCTCCCTTGATGTTTATCATCGAAGTGGTTTCCCACATCTCGCGTCCGCTTTCGCTTACTCTGCGTCTGTTCGGTAACATCCGCGGTGAGGAAATCGTTCTCGTACTTCTGTTCCTGCTTGCTCCTGTAGTTTCCACCCTGCCCATGTACTTCCTGTTCATGCTGGCAAAGGTTATCCAGGCTTTCATTTTCTTCATGCTTACCATGATTTATCTGAAAGGTTCTCTGGAAGAAGCTCACTAG
- the rsmG gene encoding 16S rRNA (guanine(527)-N(7))-methyltransferase RsmG, with the protein MAEININAADILGAASKAGRKLKDNTAQDEGFKAATDQARVLAYYLTLLVKWNKSMNLVGPQGWEQVFHSLIIDSLHLADFLDSLELPSNPVTLDLGAGAGLPGIPLRALWQAGDYRLVESREKRCIFMRTALRMMKLPRTDVFQGRAEKIPSETLPADLILSKAFMPWKELLEFVKPMLAEQGRIVILSNDPAPSEQDLDGPGYELEDSMQYKAGDKTHYFWCLRRM; encoded by the coding sequence ATGGCGGAAATTAATATCAATGCTGCCGATATTCTCGGTGCGGCAAGTAAGGCCGGACGAAAGTTAAAAGATAATACAGCTCAGGATGAAGGTTTCAAGGCAGCTACTGATCAGGCAAGGGTGCTGGCCTATTACCTGACTCTGCTGGTTAAGTGGAACAAGTCCATGAATCTGGTCGGTCCTCAGGGCTGGGAGCAGGTATTTCATTCCCTGATCATCGATAGTCTGCATCTGGCTGATTTTCTGGATTCGCTGGAGTTGCCCTCCAATCCGGTAACTCTAGACCTCGGAGCCGGGGCCGGATTGCCCGGAATTCCCCTGCGAGCCCTTTGGCAGGCCGGGGATTATCGTCTGGTGGAATCCCGTGAGAAGCGTTGCATCTTCATGCGTACAGCCTTGCGGATGATGAAGCTGCCTCGCACAGATGTTTTTCAGGGCCGTGCGGAAAAGATTCCGTCCGAAACTCTTCCGGCAGACTTGATTCTCAGCAAGGCGTTCATGCCTTGGAAAGAGCTTTTGGAATTCGTTAAGCCCATGCTGGCCGAGCAAGGCAGGATCGTGATCCTGTCCAATGACCCTGCGCCATCTGAGCAGGATCTGGACGGTCCGGGCTATGAGCTGGAAGATTCCATGCAATACAAAGCCGGAGATAAAACGCACTATTTCTGGTGCCTGCGAAGAATGTAA
- a CDS encoding LysM peptidoglycan-binding domain-containing protein, whose amino-acid sequence MKKLILLAIAFSLMFTLGCAKKQVQQEDVVVVEETEVVVVEEEPAAEVVPPTPMEIYESEYKTLPTSHVVTKGECLWWIAEYKQIYNDPFMWPLIYKANRDQIKNPDLIYPGQSLEVPRAGYSLDEVKEARKQAGASWKALEPAENAMVPGEMKAALGYL is encoded by the coding sequence ATGAAAAAACTGATCTTGCTCGCAATCGCATTCAGCCTGATGTTTACATTAGGATGTGCTAAAAAGCAGGTCCAGCAGGAAGATGTTGTGGTTGTTGAGGAAACTGAAGTTGTAGTTGTTGAGGAAGAACCCGCTGCAGAAGTTGTTCCCCCGACTCCCATGGAAATCTACGAAAGTGAGTACAAAACTCTGCCCACTTCCCACGTAGTAACCAAAGGCGAATGCCTCTGGTGGATCGCTGAATACAAACAGATTTACAACGATCCTTTCATGTGGCCGCTTATCTACAAAGCTAACAGAGACCAGATCAAGAACCCTGACCTGATTTACCCCGGTCAGTCTCTTGAAGTACCCCGCGCTGGCTACAGCCTTGACGAAGTTAAGGAAGCCCGCAAACAGGCAGGTGCTTCCTGGAAAGCCCTTGAGCCCGCTGAGAACGCAATGGTTCCCGGTGAAATGAAGGCAGCTCTCGGTTACCTGTAG
- a CDS encoding MarR family winged helix-turn-helix transcriptional regulator, whose protein sequence is MIKKHASFGYMNGQMGRLHKAILAEKLKSVGITYGQIGFIMQSLRNPGRSQDELSMILSVDKAATARAVANLVKMGLLYREENPENRRQKLVYPTEKAKAIKEDLHKELMAANTIMTSGLSEEEIEKLMELMGKVIDTSRDHLGMPRVWDYL, encoded by the coding sequence ATGATAAAAAAGCATGCTTCATTTGGATACATGAACGGGCAGATGGGACGGTTGCATAAGGCTATTCTAGCCGAGAAATTAAAATCGGTAGGTATTACATACGGACAAATCGGTTTTATAATGCAGTCATTGCGCAATCCTGGAAGGTCTCAGGATGAATTATCAATGATTCTCAGTGTTGATAAAGCGGCTACTGCAAGGGCGGTCGCAAATTTAGTTAAGATGGGATTACTTTACAGAGAAGAGAATCCGGAAAATAGACGTCAGAAACTGGTTTACCCGACAGAGAAGGCAAAGGCCATAAAAGAAGACCTGCACAAAGAGTTGATGGCTGCAAACACAATCATGACTTCCGGGCTTTCAGAAGAAGAAATAGAGAAGCTGATGGAATTGATGGGTAAAGTAATTGATACAAGCCGAGATCATTTGGGGATGCCCCGTGTCTGGGATTATTTGTAG
- a CDS encoding redox-sensing transcriptional repressor Rex has protein sequence MKTQNIPKATIKRLAVYIQVLTGLKRDGVEVISSEKLARACSVNPSQIRKDLAYFGEFGVRGVGYYVHELISSIKQSLGVDRVWGCALVGVGNLGRALLRHKEFALRGFSIRAAFDCDPYKIGEVVSGLEVVCTRQFKARVEELGLEIGIITTPPERAQRAANYLVDGGIKGIVNFAQARIDVPKNVPVEYVDFTHHFYSVAFNISSME, from the coding sequence GTGAAAACCCAGAATATCCCCAAAGCGACCATTAAAAGGCTCGCTGTTTACATACAGGTATTAACAGGACTCAAGAGGGACGGAGTAGAGGTTATTTCCTCTGAAAAACTTGCCCGGGCCTGTTCGGTCAATCCTTCTCAGATTCGTAAGGATCTGGCATACTTCGGTGAATTCGGTGTGCGTGGTGTCGGATACTATGTGCATGAACTCATCTCTTCAATCAAGCAGTCTCTCGGTGTAGACCGGGTCTGGGGTTGCGCCCTTGTCGGCGTCGGCAACCTTGGACGAGCTTTGTTGCGTCACAAAGAATTCGCTCTTCGCGGATTCTCTATTCGTGCGGCATTTGACTGCGACCCATACAAAATCGGGGAAGTTGTTTCAGGCCTTGAAGTTGTCTGCACCCGCCAGTTTAAGGCACGTGTAGAGGAACTGGGTTTGGAAATCGGTATTATCACTACACCGCCGGAAAGGGCGCAGCGTGCTGCGAACTATCTTGTTGACGGTGGCATTAAAGGAATTGTTAACTTCGCGCAGGCGCGGATTGATGTTCCTAAAAATGTTCCGGTTGAATACGTTGACTTCACCCATCACTTTTATTCCGTTGCTTTCAATATTAGCTCCATGGAATAA
- the atpE gene encoding ATP synthase F0 subunit C, producing MRKALLIVLNTMALVLAAGAAFAAGVAPEVASATATATAIGMAIAAAGCGIGQGLGLKAACEGTARNPEAGGKITVTLILGLAFVESLAIYALVVNLILLFANPLIG from the coding sequence ATGCGTAAAGCTCTGCTTATCGTTCTGAACACCATGGCTCTGGTTCTCGCTGCTGGTGCAGCATTCGCTGCTGGCGTAGCTCCCGAAGTTGCTTCCGCAACCGCTACTGCTACCGCTATCGGTATGGCTATCGCTGCTGCTGGTTGTGGTATCGGTCAGGGCCTCGGTCTGAAAGCTGCTTGTGAAGGTACTGCACGTAACCCCGAAGCTGGTGGTAAAATCACTGTTACTCTGATTCTTGGTCTGGCATTCGTTGAATCCCTGGCTATTTACGCTCTCGTTGTTAACCTGATCCTTCTCTTCGCTAACCCCCTCATCGGTTAG
- a CDS encoding MFS transporter has translation MDDAKKKAVIFTVAVTQFTMPFMFSAVGITLPVMGREFGASGLDLSLVESVYIGSVAALLLPFGRLADMHGRQPMFRLGVLLFAIFTLLIGFAQNIETVICLRMIQGMVGGMGIATNMALLTNSVPKDERGKAMGLAVAAVYVGLSAGPYVGGLVTSHMGWRWIYYLSMIPLGISYYVAHRNLNGKFRPSDEKFDYPGSFVVALSVAAIVFGGTSLGAGWFGPAALISGLLGVALFVYMQNRSESPLVELTLFKERRDFSDAALVQFINYAGTFGIVFLFSLYMQSVKGFSPHDAGLVLVIQPIVQAVLSPLCGRLADKFSPRVLALLGMLACTAGTIMGAMVTADTSLPYLYSMFVVLGIGFALFSSPNMIILMSSVPPSRYGFASAISGGLRTIGMVFSMVIIAIFLSTVMGKAPVSPESAAEYLTVMRFSLSSLSILCGIAVLISIRAVLKRQRVAKNGLCVQSAGNSKEG, from the coding sequence ATGGATGACGCAAAGAAAAAAGCAGTCATATTTACGGTGGCGGTGACCCAGTTCACCATGCCGTTCATGTTTTCGGCTGTAGGAATAACCCTTCCGGTTATGGGCCGGGAATTCGGAGCCAGCGGCCTTGATCTAAGTTTGGTAGAATCTGTTTATATCGGCAGTGTCGCTGCGTTGTTGCTGCCGTTTGGTCGATTGGCGGATATGCATGGCAGGCAGCCCATGTTCAGGCTCGGTGTATTGCTGTTTGCAATATTTACATTGCTGATCGGATTTGCCCAGAATATTGAAACTGTGATCTGTTTGCGCATGATTCAGGGCATGGTCGGCGGTATGGGCATAGCTACCAATATGGCGCTGCTGACCAATTCCGTGCCGAAAGATGAGCGCGGAAAGGCCATGGGCTTGGCTGTGGCTGCTGTATATGTTGGCCTCTCAGCAGGACCGTATGTAGGCGGTCTTGTGACATCACATATGGGTTGGCGCTGGATTTACTATCTGAGTATGATTCCGCTTGGAATTTCATATTATGTTGCCCACCGCAATTTGAACGGAAAGTTCCGGCCTTCGGATGAGAAATTTGATTATCCCGGAAGCTTTGTTGTTGCTCTTTCTGTTGCAGCCATTGTTTTTGGCGGAACCAGTCTCGGTGCAGGATGGTTTGGACCGGCTGCGTTAATTTCAGGTTTGCTTGGCGTTGCGCTCTTTGTCTACATGCAGAATAGATCAGAATCACCCTTGGTGGAATTAACCCTCTTCAAGGAAAGGCGTGATTTTTCAGATGCCGCTCTGGTGCAGTTTATCAACTATGCCGGAACATTCGGAATCGTTTTTCTCTTCAGTCTCTACATGCAGTCCGTAAAGGGCTTCAGCCCTCATGATGCCGGACTTGTGCTGGTTATCCAGCCGATTGTTCAGGCAGTGCTTTCACCTCTTTGCGGCAGGCTTGCTGACAAGTTTTCCCCGCGGGTGTTGGCCTTGCTGGGCATGCTGGCTTGTACTGCAGGGACGATCATGGGAGCAATGGTCACAGCGGACACAAGTCTTCCTTATCTCTACAGCATGTTTGTGGTGCTGGGCATAGGCTTTGCGCTTTTTTCCTCACCGAATATGATCATTCTTATGAGTAGTGTGCCGCCTTCCCGCTATGGTTTTGCTTCTGCAATTTCAGGTGGCCTCAGGACTATCGGTATGGTTTTCAGCATGGTCATCATCGCTATTTTCCTTTCCACTGTTATGGGCAAGGCTCCGGTCAGCCCTGAATCCGCTGCCGAATACCTGACAGTTATGCGGTTTTCTCTCTCCAGCTTATCGATCCTTTGCGGTATTGCGGTCCTGATTTCCATCCGTGCAGTGCTGAAAAGGCAAAGAGTTGCCAAGAATGGCCTTTGTGTGCAATCTGCCGGGAACAGCAAGGAGGGCTAA
- a CDS encoding AtpZ/AtpI family protein gives MFFLKGNKETFDLLGNAATIGTHLVASTFVGLGIGWYLDKWLGTKPWLLIVFLCFGIAAGFKNVFDEVQRIQKKDQGKGPGTNENKSED, from the coding sequence ATGTTCTTTTTGAAAGGGAATAAAGAGACCTTCGATCTGCTCGGCAATGCCGCTACGATCGGAACTCATCTGGTTGCCTCCACCTTTGTCGGGTTGGGTATCGGGTGGTATCTCGATAAATGGTTGGGAACGAAGCCTTGGCTTCTAATTGTTTTCTTGTGTTTCGGAATCGCTGCCGGCTTCAAGAACGTTTTCGACGAAGTTCAGCGGATTCAGAAAAAGGATCAGGGGAAAGGTCCTGGAACCAATGAAAATAAATCAGAAGATTGA